One Planctomicrobium piriforme DNA segment encodes these proteins:
- a CDS encoding glycosyltransferase family 2 protein, which translates to MPVPQISVVIPAYNAEQTIARTLESVLAQSFVPQEIIVVDDGSKDGTAELVARDFPQVTLIRQANAGPAAARNHGVRVANGDWIALLDSDDAWLPEKIKKQLPAMKPGTALVHTHTKQDRCKTTQNITFDVLWHHNHIGTSTVVFNKALFLQVGGFEEDRKFIGAEDYNMWLRLAATGQRIVTIREELTLYTPAENSLSQQIAKVIQAELLNMNTIARQYHLPEEKVAAKRAALYEEYAQALFWMRDLPLARKYYRELLRDRPSATALGYWLATYLPVGVLNMPRLVAQPRRSAAPAVPSAPLVLSR; encoded by the coding sequence ATGCCCGTCCCGCAGATCAGCGTGGTCATTCCCGCTTATAATGCCGAGCAGACGATTGCGCGCACGCTCGAGAGCGTGCTGGCCCAGTCGTTTGTGCCACAGGAAATCATTGTCGTCGACGACGGCTCCAAAGACGGCACGGCGGAGCTCGTCGCCCGTGACTTTCCCCAGGTGACGCTGATTCGTCAGGCAAACGCCGGCCCCGCCGCCGCACGAAATCACGGCGTGCGGGTCGCCAACGGCGACTGGATCGCACTGCTCGACTCCGACGACGCCTGGCTGCCGGAGAAGATCAAGAAACAACTGCCGGCCATGAAACCCGGCACCGCGCTGGTCCATACCCATACAAAGCAAGACCGCTGCAAGACCACCCAGAACATCACCTTCGACGTGCTGTGGCATCACAACCACATCGGCACCTCGACCGTCGTCTTCAACAAAGCCCTGTTTCTGCAGGTCGGCGGATTTGAAGAAGACCGCAAGTTCATCGGGGCCGAAGACTACAACATGTGGCTGCGGCTGGCCGCCACCGGTCAGCGGATCGTCACCATTCGCGAAGAACTGACTCTCTACACTCCCGCCGAGAACAGCCTGTCGCAGCAGATCGCCAAAGTCATTCAAGCCGAACTGCTGAACATGAACACGATTGCCCGGCAGTACCATCTGCCGGAAGAGAAAGTCGCCGCCAAGCGGGCCGCGTTGTACGAGGAATACGCTCAGGCGTTGTTCTGGATGCGCGATCTGCCGCTGGCCCGTAAGTATTACCGCGAACTTTTGCGAGACCGCCCCTCGGCCACCGCGCTGGGTTACTGGCTCGCCACTTATCTACCGGTCGGCGTGTTGAACATGCCGCGACTCGTGGCGCAGCCGCGTCGCTCAGCCGCCCCCGCCGTTCCTTCCGCTCCGCTGGTGCTTTCCCGATGA